The DNA region ACGACACTGGCGAACCGGATACCAGTGATTACGAGCGAACCCTTGAGGTCGCCGCAGATCCAGCAGCAAACACCACAGACCAGCTGAGCGACAATTACACTTCCAGTACCAGCACTGACAGTTATTCCAGCAGCGAATCAAATGATTACGCCAGTAGCAATGGAGAAGGCTTTGAAGCCGCGGCAGAATCGGACTTTGACGCCGACAGTTTTGGCGATAGCGCCGGGGACTGGTCAGACTCCATCCCTGCTGATTTACCGGTAGATACCAGTTGGGACGATGTTTACCAGGCCTCCTCCAGCAGCAGCTCCAGTAACTACGATAACGAAGACAACGATTTTGAGAGCCGTCGCGCCACAACCGATTCGATTTATGACCACCTCACCTGGCAACTGAACCTGACCCCCATGTCTGACCGCGATCGCCTGGTTGCCATGGCAATTATCGACGCAGTAGAGCCCAGTGGTATGCTCTCTATCAGCATCCACGAGATCTATGATGGACTGGCAGCAGAGCTTGAAGAGCTTGAAGAAGATGAAGTGGTCGCCGTACAACACCGTCTGCAGCAATTTGATCCCTGCGGTGTATGCAGCCAAAACCTGTCCGAATGCCTGTTGGTACAACTCCAGCAATTTGATCCACAAACCCCTTTTCTGGAGCCCGCCAAACTGATTGTTAAGCAATACCTGCCACTCCTGGGTAGCCGCGATTATCGCCAATTGATGCGTCGCACCAAGCTCAAGGAGGCAGAACTCAGCCAGGCGGTAACACTTATCCAGGGGCTCAACCCGCGTCCGGGTGACATTATTGCCAGCGGCGATACTGAATATGTAGTGCCTGATGTCTTTGTGGAAAAACGTGACAGTCGCTGGATTGTGGAGCTCAATCCCGACATAGCGCCACGTTTGCGCATCAATTCAGACTACGCCTCTATGGTGCGTCGCGCTGACTCCAGCAGCGACAACACCTT from Cellvibrio japonicus Ueda107 includes:
- a CDS encoding RNA polymerase factor sigma-54, whose protein sequence is MKQSLQLKLGQQLTMTPQLQQAIRLLQLSTLDLQQEIQEALDSNPMLELEENYEGGNETNYDTGEPDTSDYERTLEVAADPAANTTDQLSDNYTSSTSTDSYSSSESNDYASSNGEGFEAAAESDFDADSFGDSAGDWSDSIPADLPVDTSWDDVYQASSSSSSSNYDNEDNDFESRRATTDSIYDHLTWQLNLTPMSDRDRLVAMAIIDAVEPSGMLSISIHEIYDGLAAELEELEEDEVVAVQHRLQQFDPCGVCSQNLSECLLVQLQQFDPQTPFLEPAKLIVKQYLPLLGSRDYRQLMRRTKLKEAELSQAVTLIQGLNPRPGDIIASGDTEYVVPDVFVEKRDSRWIVELNPDIAPRLRINSDYASMVRRADSSSDNTFLKDNLQEARWFLKSLQSRNETLLKVASCIVEKQRGFLEYGPEAMKPLVLHDIAEIVGMHESTISRVTTQKYMHTPQGIFELKYFFSSHVSTDSGGECSSTAIRAIIKKLVSAENPKKPLSDSKITELLAEQGIQVARRTIAKYRESLNIPPSNERKSL